One segment of Stappia sp. 28M-7 DNA contains the following:
- a CDS encoding VOC family protein, translated as MLSHVMVGTNDIERAKRFYDAVLGLLGAGEPARNQNASGQTRLFYRHDGSTFAVTEPLDGQEAVPANGGTIGFKCNSPEQVQEFHDVAVAHGGTSVEGAPGPRTGPMGTLYLGYVRDPDGNKLCALHRPA; from the coding sequence ATGCTCAGCCATGTGATGGTGGGAACCAACGACATCGAGCGCGCCAAGCGCTTCTACGACGCGGTACTGGGGCTCTTGGGCGCCGGCGAACCGGCGCGCAACCAGAACGCCTCGGGCCAGACCCGCCTGTTCTACCGCCACGACGGCAGCACCTTCGCCGTCACCGAGCCGCTCGACGGCCAGGAGGCGGTGCCCGCCAATGGCGGCACCATCGGCTTCAAGTGCAACTCGCCGGAACAGGTGCAGGAATTCCACGACGTCGCCGTGGCCCATGGCGGCACCTCGGTCGAAGGCGCGCCCGGCCCGCGCACCGGCCCGATGGGGACGCTCTACCTCGGCTATGTGCGCGACCCGGACGGCAACAAGCTCTGCGCTCTCCACCGCCCGGCCTGA
- a CDS encoding short-chain fatty acid transporter, with product MLRALSRPAVVLMDRYLPDAFIFVLLLTIIAAASAMLFEGAGPMAVVQMWGDGFWGLLSFSMQMLLILVTGYILASSPPVRKFLALLAGLANSPGSAIVLVSVVSLVASWVNWGFGLVVGALFARELARQIRVDYRLLIAAAYSGFVIWHGGLAGSIPLTIATPGHFTEAQIGVIGTGDTIFSAFNLIIVAVLFVVIPLVNWLMLPREDESVYVTREQLGEELDTTFEPTRPAEHLENSRLLMWLVGFAGLVFLAHYFFVRGAGLNLNIVNFLFLMVGIVLHGTARNLLNALQEGVKGGSGIIIQFPFYAGIMAIMTQSGLAQSLSEWFVSISSATTLPFWTFISAGIVNLFVPSGGGQWAVQAPVMLPAAEALGADVARVAMAVAWGDAWTNLLQPFWALPMLGIAGLKAKDIMGFCLIHLVITGVIIGTLLVVL from the coding sequence ATGTTGCGTGCACTTTCACGCCCTGCCGTCGTGCTGATGGATCGCTATCTGCCCGATGCTTTCATCTTCGTTCTGCTGCTGACCATCATCGCGGCCGCGTCGGCAATGCTGTTCGAGGGCGCCGGCCCGATGGCCGTCGTCCAGATGTGGGGCGACGGGTTCTGGGGCCTGCTCTCCTTCTCCATGCAGATGCTGCTGATCCTGGTGACCGGCTATATCCTCGCCTCGTCGCCGCCGGTGAGGAAGTTCCTCGCCCTGCTGGCCGGCCTTGCGAACTCGCCCGGCTCCGCCATCGTGCTGGTGTCGGTGGTTTCGCTGGTCGCCTCCTGGGTCAACTGGGGCTTCGGTCTCGTCGTCGGCGCGCTGTTCGCCCGCGAGCTGGCCCGCCAGATCCGCGTCGACTACCGCCTGCTGATCGCCGCCGCCTATTCCGGCTTCGTGATCTGGCACGGCGGCCTTGCCGGCTCGATCCCGCTCACCATCGCCACGCCCGGCCACTTCACCGAGGCGCAGATCGGCGTCATCGGCACCGGCGACACCATCTTCTCCGCCTTCAACCTGATCATCGTCGCCGTGCTCTTCGTGGTCATTCCGCTGGTGAACTGGCTGATGCTGCCGCGCGAGGACGAGAGCGTCTATGTCACGCGCGAGCAGCTGGGCGAGGAACTCGACACCACGTTCGAGCCGACCCGCCCGGCCGAACACCTGGAAAACAGCCGGCTGCTGATGTGGCTGGTCGGCTTCGCCGGCCTCGTCTTCCTGGCGCACTACTTCTTCGTGCGCGGCGCCGGGCTGAACCTCAACATCGTCAACTTCCTGTTCCTGATGGTGGGCATCGTGCTGCACGGCACCGCCCGCAACCTGCTCAATGCGCTGCAGGAAGGGGTCAAGGGCGGCTCCGGCATCATCATCCAGTTCCCCTTCTATGCGGGTATCATGGCGATCATGACCCAGTCCGGCCTGGCACAGAGCCTGTCGGAGTGGTTCGTCTCGATCTCCAGCGCCACCACCCTGCCGTTCTGGACCTTCATCAGCGCCGGCATCGTCAACCTGTTCGTGCCCTCGGGCGGCGGCCAGTGGGCGGTGCAGGCGCCGGTGATGCTGCCGGCGGCCGAGGCGCTCGGCGCCGACGTCGCGCGCGTTGCCATGGCCGTTGCCTGGGGCGATGCCTGGACCAACCTGCTGCAGCCGTTCTGGGCGCTGCCCATGCTCGGCATCGCCGGGCTGAAGGCCAAGGACATCATGGGCTTCTGCCTGATCCATCTGGTCATCACCGGCGTTATCATCGGGACGCTGCTGGTCGTCCTGTAA